One Brassica napus cultivar Da-Ae chromosome C2, Da-Ae, whole genome shotgun sequence DNA window includes the following coding sequences:
- the LOC111202560 gene encoding UDP-glycosyltransferase 79B9-like translates to MVEKFHAFMFPWFAFGHMIPYLHLANKLAEKGHRVTFLLPKKAQKQLEYHSLFPDNILFHPLTIPPVDGLPAGAETASDISISWGNFLFAAMDLTRDQVTATVHALRPDLILFDFAYWVPEMAKEHRVKSVVYNVVSATTIAHNQVPGSELGVPPPGYPSAKVVYRAHDAHALSSLSIYYERLYHRITTGLMSCDIISMRTCEEVEGEFCDYIARQYQRKVLLTGPMLPELDKSKPLEDQWSSWLTGFRQGSVVFCALGSQITLEKDQFQELCLGMELTGLPFLVAVTPPKGAKTIQEALPEGFEERVKGRGVVWGEWVQQPLILAHPSVGCVVSHCGFGSMWESLMSDCQIVLLPFLSDQILTTRLMTEELEVSVEVPREETGWFSKESLSAAIISVMDEDSELGYLVRRNHAKLKESLVSPGLLTGYTDKFVEALQDLVNDTNLE, encoded by the coding sequence atggtCGAAAAGTTTCACGCTTTTATGTTCCCGTGGTTCGCTTTTGGTCATATGATTCCATATTTGCATCTAGCCAACAAGTTAGCTGAGAAAGGTCATAGGGTTACTTTCTTGTTGCCCAAGAAGGCTCAGAAACAGTTGGAATATCACAGCCTGTTCCCAGACAACATCCTCTTTCATCCACTAACTATTCCTCCTGTTGATGGCCTCCCTGCTGGCGCTGAGACTGCCTCGGATATCTCCATCTCATGGGGAAATTTCCTGTTCGCAGCCATGGATCTGACACGCGATCAGGTGACCGCCACGGTTCATGCTTTGAGACCGGACCTGATTTTATTCGATTTTGCTTATTGGGTTCCGGAAATGGCTAAGGAGCATAGAGTCAAGAGTGTGGTGTACAACGTGGTATCAGCTACCACTATTGCTCACAACCAAGTCCCTGGTAGCGAACTAGGAGTTCCTCCACCTGGTTATCCTTCAGCAAAGGTAGTGTACCGCGCACACGATGCTCACGCCTTGTCGTCTCTCTCCATCTACTACGAGAGGCTGTACCATCGCATAACCACAGGTCTTATGAGTTGCGATATCATTTCAATGAGGACATGCGAAGAAGTCGAAGGTGAATTCTGCGACTATATCGCACGTCAATACCAGAGGAAGGTTCTTTTGACCGGTCCAATGCTTCCTGAGCTAGACAAGAGTAAACCACTTGAAGATCAGTGGAGTAGTTGGTTGACCGGATTTAGACAGGGCTCTGTCGTGTTCTGTGCATTGGGAAGCCAAATCACTCTTGAAAAGGATCAATTCCAAGAACTCTGTTTAGGAATGGAGCTTACTGGTTTACCATTTCTTGTAGCGGTAACTCCACCAAAAGGAGCAAAGACTATTCAAGAAGCATTGCCAGAAGGATTTGAGGAGCGAGTGAAGGGTCGTGGAGTTGTTTGGGGAGAATGGGTGCAACAACCATTGATATTGGCTCATCCATCAGTAGGCTGCGTTGTGAGCCATTGTGGATTTGGGTCCATGTGGGAGTCTCTAATGAGTGATTGCCAAATAGTCTTGCTTCCATTTTTAAGTGATCAGATCCTCACCACTAGATTGATGACTGAGGAACTCGAGGTTTCGGTTGAAGTCCCAAGAGAAGAAACTGGTTGGTTCTCCAAGGAGAGCTTGAGTGCTGCTATCATTTCTGTGATGGATGAAGATAGCGAGTTAGGGTATCTGGTGAGGAGGAACCACGCCAAATTGAAGGAGAGCTTGGTAAGTCCTGGATTATTAACCGGTTACACCGATAAGTTTGTGGAAGCATTGCAGGATCTAGTCAACGATACAAATCTTGAATGA